The genomic region AAGCGGCCGAGGATTGGTTGAACCATGATATGCAGCGTAGAACTTTATCCATTGGTGAAAGTTTTTGGTACGAAGAATATTCCTTAAAATTGTTCGAAGTGATGAAGGACATGTCATTTAAGTACTCTGATCAAGGTATACATGCTTCACGTTTCCCTCGGATTGTTACCGAAAGGGGCGTATTGAAAATATTAGACGAATCACAAGCCTCACTTTTGCATGATTATATCAATCAAGAAAAAGCCTTTCTTGCCCCATGGGAGCCTCTTAGAAACGATGGTTATTATTCCCTTGAAACGTGTCAATTGCGTGTTCGAGAAATGCGCCGAGACTTTTTAGAAGATAGAGGGGTTGTCCTTTGTTTTCTATCACCTAACGAAGATAGAATGCTCGCCTATACAAATTACTCAAACATTATTCGTGGCGTCTTTCAGGCATGCAACCTTGGCTATAGTTTGCGAGAAAGCGAGCAAGGTAAGGGGATTATGCTGGAAGTTTTGCAAGCTGGAATAGATTACCTTCATAAGGAGCAACATATTGATCGTATTCAGGCGAGTTATATGCCAAGAAATGCCCGAAGTGCAGCTGTGTTGAAGAAGCTAGGCTTTGATAAAGAAGGTGTTGCAAGGGATT from Marinomonas rhizomae harbors:
- a CDS encoding GNAT family N-acetyltransferase — encoded protein: MNVFSSPTKLPYFAIMLSSKLMLNDLTYRIMAEKMLELAQGQPGYLGAEYGSGEMDLLMTYWQTQQAAEDWLNHDMQRRTLSIGESFWYEEYSLKLFEVMKDMSFKYSDQGIHASRFPRIVTERGVLKILDESQASLLHDYINQEKAFLAPWEPLRNDGYYSLETCQLRVREMRRDFLEDRGVVLCFLSPNEDRMLAYTNYSNIIRGVFQACNLGYSLRESEQGKGIMLEVLQAGIDYLHKEQHIDRIQASYMPRNARSAAVLKKLGFDKEGVARDYLKINGQWEDHILTALVLR